The stretch of DNA TATGAAAAAAAGAAATGCATTAATTGATCAACTTGAGCAGGAAGAAATTTGGGATATAGTGATAGTTGGCGGAGGCGCAACCGGTTTGGGAATTGCTCTCGACGCTGTTACACGAGGCTATAAGACCCTATTGCTTGAGCAACATGATTTTGCCAAAGGAACTTCAAGTCGCAGTACTAAATTAGTACACGGCGGAGTTCGATACATGGCACAAGGCGATCTTGCTTTGGTTAAAGAAGCTTGCTTTGAACGTGGCCTTCTACTAAAAAACGCTCCACATTTAGTAAAGAACCAATCATTTGTAATTCCCAATTATTCATATTGGAATAATCTGAAATACACCATTGGTTTAAAATTCTACGATTTCCTCGCCGGAAAACTAAGCTTAGGAAAATCGGAATACATAAATAAGGCTGAAACAAAAAATCTTTTGCCTACCATAAAAACAGAAGGATTAAAAGGAGGCGTAAGGTATCACGACGGCCAGTTTGACGATTCGCGCCTGGCGGTAAACATTGCACAATCGGCTATTGAAAATAATGCTTGTTTATTGAACTACTTCAAAGTTAAAGGTTTATTAAAGTCTGAAACCGGACAAGTTGCGGGTGTTGTAGCTCAAGACATTGAAACCAATAAATCGTATGAAATAAAAGCAAAGTCGGTTATTAACGCTACAGGAGTATTTGTGGATGATGTATTATTAATGGATAAACCTGAAGCACGGAGAATTGTACGTCCAAGTCAGGGAATTCACTTAATGCTCGACAAAAAATTCCTTCCCGGAAACGATGCCTTGATGATTCCTGAAACCAGCGACGGACGGGTATTGTTTGCAGTTCCATGGCACGATAAATTAGTGGTAGGTACCACTGACACTTTACGTGATCATCCGGAACTAGAACCCCATGCATTGGAAGAAGAAATCAACTTTATTCTAAATACTGCAGCTGCTTATTTAGTTAATAAACCTCAACGATCTGACGTTTTATCTGTATTTGTTGGACTTAGACCTCTTGCTGCCGTTGAAGGAAACAACCAAAGCACTAAAGAAATATCAAGAAGCCATAAAATCATTGTTTCATCCAGTAAACTCATCACTATTACCGGAGGAAAATGGACAACCTACAGAAGAATGGCCCAGGATACCCTTGAAAAGGCTATTAAACTCGATCTTTTACCTAATCGTCCATGTGTTACTCAAAATTTTAAGATACATGGATATAAGGAAAAAGTAGACAGAACGGATCCGCTTTATATTTATGGTTCTGACAAGGATGCGCTTTTACAGCTTAGCCATACCGAGAGAGAACTTTCTGAAAAGCTACATCCAGCCCATCCTCATCTAAAAGCAGAAGTTGTATGGTGTGTTAGGAATGAATTTGCGAGAACTGTTGAAGATATATTATCACGAAGAGTTCGGTTACTATTTCTTGATGCAAGGGCAGCCGTTGAAGCAGCCCCAACCGTTGCTCGTCTAATAGCTAATGAATTAAATAAGGATGAAAACTGGATCAATCAGCAAATAGCAGACTTTACAGCTTTAGCCAAAGAATACATACTACCAAACAAATAAAGTTTAACCAAGAAAATTATGAATACACAAAAGTTTATCCTTGCCTTAGATCAAGGCACAACAAGCTCACGTGCAATTATTTTCAACCATCAGGGCGAAATCGTGAGCCTTTCACAAAAACCATTTGAACAAATTTTCCCACAACCGGGGTGGGTTGAGCATGATGCCAACGAAATCTGGTATACACAATCTTCGGTTGCTGCAGAAGCTATTGCCAAATACGATCTCACAGGTGAAAATATAGCAGCAATAGGCATCACGAACCAACGTGAGACAACTATCGTTTGGGACCGTCAAACAGGTATTCCCCTTTACAATGCCATCGTTTGGCAAGACAGAAGAACATCAAGATACTGTGATGACCTTAAAGCACAAGGCCTTGAGAAAATGATCAAAGACAAAACCGGGTTAGTTATCGACGCTTATTTCTCTGGAACTAAGGTAAAATGGATACTCGACAATGTGAAAGGGGCCCGTGAACGGGCAGAGAATGGGGAGCTCTGTTTCGGAACCATTGACAGTTGGCTGGTATGGAAGTTTACACGAGGAAAAATGCACATCACAGATGTTTCAAATGCGAGCCGTACGCTACTTTTCAATATCAATACAATGGAGTGGGACAAGGAATTGCTTGAATTATTTAACATTCCTGAAAGTATGTTGCCTGAGGTAAAACAAAGCTCAGAAATATACGGAGAAACCTCTACTACCCTGTTTGCTTCAAAAATTCCGATTGCAGGTATTGCAGGAGATCAGCAAGCTGCATTATTTGGTCAAATGTGTGTTCATAAAGGCGATACCAAAAATACGTATGGGACTGGTTGTTTTATGTTGATGAACACTGGAGATAAACCTGTTCAATCTAAAAACAGTCTGCTAACAACAGTTGCATGGAAAATAAACGATAAAGTAACCTATGCACTAGAAGGTA from Solitalea canadensis DSM 3403 encodes:
- a CDS encoding glycerol-3-phosphate dehydrogenase/oxidase, giving the protein MKKRNALIDQLEQEEIWDIVIVGGGATGLGIALDAVTRGYKTLLLEQHDFAKGTSSRSTKLVHGGVRYMAQGDLALVKEACFERGLLLKNAPHLVKNQSFVIPNYSYWNNLKYTIGLKFYDFLAGKLSLGKSEYINKAETKNLLPTIKTEGLKGGVRYHDGQFDDSRLAVNIAQSAIENNACLLNYFKVKGLLKSETGQVAGVVAQDIETNKSYEIKAKSVINATGVFVDDVLLMDKPEARRIVRPSQGIHLMLDKKFLPGNDALMIPETSDGRVLFAVPWHDKLVVGTTDTLRDHPELEPHALEEEINFILNTAAAYLVNKPQRSDVLSVFVGLRPLAAVEGNNQSTKEISRSHKIIVSSSKLITITGGKWTTYRRMAQDTLEKAIKLDLLPNRPCVTQNFKIHGYKEKVDRTDPLYIYGSDKDALLQLSHTERELSEKLHPAHPHLKAEVVWCVRNEFARTVEDILSRRVRLLFLDARAAVEAAPTVARLIANELNKDENWINQQIADFTALAKEYILPNK
- the glpK gene encoding glycerol kinase GlpK, encoding MNTQKFILALDQGTTSSRAIIFNHQGEIVSLSQKPFEQIFPQPGWVEHDANEIWYTQSSVAAEAIAKYDLTGENIAAIGITNQRETTIVWDRQTGIPLYNAIVWQDRRTSRYCDDLKAQGLEKMIKDKTGLVIDAYFSGTKVKWILDNVKGARERAENGELCFGTIDSWLVWKFTRGKMHITDVSNASRTLLFNINTMEWDKELLELFNIPESMLPEVKQSSEIYGETSTTLFASKIPIAGIAGDQQAALFGQMCVHKGDTKNTYGTGCFMLMNTGDKPVQSKNSLLTTVAWKINDKVTYALEGSVFVGGAVIQWLRDGLEIIKKSSDSEALALSVEDNGGVYFVPALTGLGAPYWDQYARGAILGITRGTNNGHIARAALESIAFQVYELLRAMESDSGQKSTGLKVDGGAANNDLLMQFQADIFGSAVIRPKTLETTALGAAYLAGLAVGYWSDIDEIKNQWAVDKRFEPAINDEKAVELLKYWKKAVTKSLSWIED